The Meiothermus sp. Pnk-1 DNA window GGTGTTGAGCCTGAAGCTGGTGCAGGACGGGGAGGAGTACTTCCTGGCCGCCACCGACCTGAAGAACCCCAGCCAAGGAGCGCGCTTCAAGGTGGGGCAGGTCAGCATGCCCTGTCCTCCCTTTGAGTGCTACGCTCCCTCCCCTCTTTTCCTCGGCATCGAGGACCACCTCCAGGCCTCGCCAACGTTCCAGCTGGGGGTGGGGGAACTCCTCCTCGACCTGATCGAGATTCCCTAGTCCTCCCCGGTCGGACCCGACCCCCGCGGAAGCCGCGGGGGTTTTTCTATCAGTTTGTGGGAGCGTTGAAGCTTCTCATTATCTTAATACTTTTTTGGGGGGAGATCCCTTGGGTTTTTTGAAAATCTTTCAATAAAAGGCTAAGGGCTCTCATAAAAGGGGTTATAAAGGCGTATATTCTCATTTACTTAATACCTAGCCCCCCCTTCTTTTACTTTGTCGCGAGAAAGCTCTTCTTACCCCGGTGCCGCCCCGAGAACCCCACCCTAGCTTTTGCGGTGGCATATCTTTTTTGGGCGAACCCTACCCTCCCCCCGCCCCCCCATACAAAAAAACACTCTTTTCCGGGGAGAACCCTCAAAAAAAGAACCCCCTTCTTCGTTGACGGTCTTGCGGTCTGGCTTTGCCGTGGCCCTGGAGGAGCAAGAAGAGGAGGGCTTTGAGGGACGCTTGGAGGTGGGGGCTTTCATCAGACGGGAAAACCCCAGCCCTTTTCAAATGCCCCGGTTGCATAGAGTTGAGGGGGAATGGATAAGTGCAAGTTTTGAGACCATCAACCCCAGCTTCAGCACCCAGTGATACCCTTTCATGCAGATTCCTTCATCCCAGGCCACCAGTGGAAGAGGGTGTGCCGCCTTAGAGTCTCCGGGTCTCCCTCCAGCCCCCGGCACCGCTCGGCTACCACCTCCAGGTCCTAGAGGTGTTTCGCTCCGCGAAAGCACGGGAAACACCGCCTCGTCCGTTCCGCTGGCCGCAGCTCGGGACTAAAGACCAGCCGTATCCCCGCCGGCACCTCCATCCGCCCGGTCCGGCACCACCCACCCCTCCTCCCCTCAGGCTCTCCCCCGTAAAACCAGGGGTACCGGTGCATACATCCGCCGGTGCACGGGCCTAAGCCCCAGCCGGTGGCCAAGTGACCGTCGCAGGCCAATAGCCTCACCCTCCGCCCCGGTCTGTTGGACCTCGGCGCTGCTTTGCGCAGCAAACACCGAGCGGAGTTTTTTTGAACATCTCCTGCGCCTCAGCATCGGCCCCTAGCTCCCGCTCCACCCAGTCCCGCAGCTTGGGTCCCGTCCACAGGCCCCCATCGGGGGGAGGACCCTTGAGGGCTTCCAGAACCCTCTCCTGTTCTTGGGGGGTGAGCTTGGGCTTCTGTCCCGGGTTCTGGTGCCGCCGGTCCTTCAGGGCCCCGGGGCCTTTCTGGTTGTAGCCCCGCACGGTCTCCTGCACCCGGCAGGGAGGGTTCAGGGCGATCTTGGCGGTGAGGCCCCGCTGGGCGTGGTAGACGGCCGGGAAGCGGAAGCCCTCTTGACCCTCCGCCGGAGTTATCGGCTGCGGTCATGGCCGAAGGATACAGCAGGAAAGGGTATCATGCACCCTCCGGTCGACCTCCTGGGGGTTGGGGCAGCCGTGGCCCATCCCCCCGGGGCCCCGCGCCCGTGGCCCGGGGACTGGGCATCCCCCTCAGCTTAGGGGATCTGGGGCCTCGCTGCCCTCCTGCAGAGCCCGCATCAGGGAGAGAAGGGGGGTGGCCCAGATCCCCTCCCGCAGGGGGAAGACCTCCTTCCCCGGGTAGACCACGTAGGACCTCCGGGGTCGGAGGTCCTCCAGGGCCTGGTGGAATCCCCGGGAGGGCCTGGGGGTCAGGCTGCGCTTCACCTCCACCGCCAGGACCTCCTCCCCGGGCAGGACGGCCACCAGATCCACCTCCGCCCCCGCCCGGGTGCGGTAGAAGAAGGCCGCTGCCCCCTCGGGCAGGACCCGTAGGAGGTTCTCCAGAACGAAGCCCTCGTAGCTCGCCCCCACCACGGGGTGGGCCAGGAGGGCTTCCAGGTCGGCCAGGCCCAGGAGCGCGTGGACCAGGCCGCTGTCCCGCAGGTAGAGCTTGGGGCTCCTGACCAGGCGCTTGCCCAGGTTGGCCTCCAGGGGCGGGAGGCGCCGCAGCAGGTAGAGGTCGGCCAGGAGGTCCAGGTAGCGGGCCACGGTCCGCCCGTCCAGGCCCAGGTTGCGGGCCAAGGTCGAGAGGTTGAGGAGCTCCCCCTGGAGGTGCGCCAGCATGGTCAGGAAGCGGCGCAGCGTCTCCCCGGGAAGCTTTCCCCCCAGAAGCGGGATCTCCCGCTCCACGTAAGCCCGGAGGAAGTCCCGCCGCCAGCGGAGGCTCGCCCGATCGTCCGGGGCCAGGAAGCTCTCCGGGAACCCCCCCCGGAGCCAGAGGGCCTCCTCCCCCTGGGGGCCCACCTCCAGGAGGTCAAAGGGGGCGAGTTCCAGGTAGCTGGCCCGTCCCGCCAGGCTCTCCCCCGCCTGCCGGGAGACCTCCGGGGAGAGGGAGCCTAGGAGGAGGTAGAGGCCCGTCCGCCTTCCCCGCCGGCGGGCCCGGTCCACCAGGCTCCGCAGGAGGGGAAAGAGGTCGGGCGTGCGGTGCACCTCGTCCAGGATCACCAGGCGGTCCAGATGGGCCTCCAGGTAGAGCTCGGGGGCAGCGAGCCGGGCCCGGTCGGCCTCCGACTCCAGGTCGAGGTACAGGGCCCCCCAGGCCTCCCCTACCTCCAGGGCCAGGGTGGTCTTCCCCGCCTGCCGGGGCCCGGTGAGGACCGCCACGGGGGAGGTCCGGAGGCGTTCCTCCAGGGCGGGGCGGAGGCGGCGGGGAATCATGCTTGCTAAACTAACATGATAATGTCAAAAAAACAAGGATTTTGGTGACCTCCCGATGTTCCCCTTTTGGGGGAGCTCGCGCCGAGGACGATCCCCTACCCCGCCTACCGGCGGTGAAGGAGACGCTTCTTTCGACATAAGCCGTGGGGTAGCGTCTCGGGACGGAGTAGGCTCCGTACACCGGGTAGCCGCTGCCCTCGGTGGCTACCCGGATCGCCCCGACGGCGTCGGCCCCGGGCAGGATCGGTGTCGTGCTCTTGCCGAACAGCCCCAGTCAGGTCAGGACCGTCCACCCTCCCAGGGGTTGAGCAAGCGGATAGGCAGGCCCCGGAAGTGGGCGGTGTTGCGGCTGACCAGGATGAGCCCGTGGCGCAGGGCGGTGGCAGCCAGCAGGGCGTCCAGCGGAGAGAGGGGGCGGCCTTCGTTCAGGGCCTCGCCGGTGAGCGCGCCCCAGGTCTCCATGACCTCCAGGTCCAGCGGCAGAATCTGCCCGGCGAAGCGGCGCTCGAGGTCCGCGATCCACCGCTCCAGCACCGGCTTGCGCGCCTCAGGGGCGCGGACGGCCCCCTGCACCAGTTCTCCCAGCGTCAGCACCGAAAGGTAGGCCTCCCGCTGCGGGAGCCCTTCCAGCCAGGCCACGACCCTGGGGTTGGGCTGGCGCCGGGCAGCCTCGGATACCACATTGGTGTCCAGCAGGTAGCTCAGAAGCCCACCTCCCGGTAGCCCGTTTGCGGGCGGTTGGCGAGGGCCTCGGCTTCTTCGTCGGAGAGGGGTTCTGAGGGACGCAGCGCCTCGAGGAGGGAGACATCCTTGCCGCGGAGGCGGGTGTAGGTGGCCCAGTCAAGCACCACCACCGCAGGCCGACCCCGCCGGGTCACGGTCTGGGGCTCGCCCTTCAGGGCCCGCTCCACCACCTCGGAGAAGCGGGCCTTGGCCTCCTGTAACTGCCAGGTACGTTTCACCCTAACAGTCTAGTCTGACTAGATGATTGGATCAAGCCAGAGGCCAGGAGTTTACCCACAACCCCTCAGAGCAAAGCAACCTTTCCCGCTTCGCGCGCTCCAGATGCTCCTGGGTTACCTGGCGGTTTAGCAAGCGAAAGCCCCCCCTTTCGCCAACAAGCCCTAGCTTGCCCCCAAGCTCCAGCAAAAACCCTTGAAAGGCCCCACCGGCAGGCTGGTCAAAAGCCACCACGAACCCCGCCTCCCCAGCGCCGGTACCCGGCTGACCACCGAGGAAAGCCGTCGCCCCTCCACCGCTACCTCCGTCCACCCAAAGTGGAGCTCCACCCACCGGTACGGCCCCCTACCTTCATCTCCCACCCCCACGGAAGGGAAGGGGCAAAGAGGCCACCGGGGAGTAGGGGAAAAATTGTGTAAATAGGGACGGCCAATTGGTAGCCCTGCCACAGCTCCCACGCGACCAAGGCGGAGACTGCCACTGCTTGCTGGCGTTCGCACTAGCCGGATCACACAATTGCGATCAGGGCAGGGTTATGGCGGGGCAACCGTCGAGTTGGATAGTTTTGGAGGCAGCGGGGGTAAAGACGCGGCACTCTCCCCCACTGCACACTTCTTCGGTGGCCTTCACGATCATGCCACCGTCGTAGCTGACCCGGAGGGTTTCAGCGGTTCCACTCACCTTCAGGCGCAACTCTCGGGTGCTGGCGGTAGCTTCGCTGATGTGGGCGTGACAGCTGTCGATGCGAGCCTGGAGTTGGGGTAAAGGGGCTTGGGTCGCCTGGGGGATAGTCTCAGACGGGTTTTTGGTCGGTAGGCGCAGACTGATGGAGGCAAAGTAGAGGGCTATGGAGACCAGCAAGGCTAGCCGCAAGGGATTTAGTTTCCGGTCATCCATGTATTGTCTCCTGTATTTCACTATAGCCGCAGTACCTGGTTTCAATCCTCGGCATCATCCGGACAACCTGCACGCCCTCTACCGGGAAAGCGAAGACCCCCTGGAGCGGGCCCGCTGGCACGCCAAAACTCTTCTTCCCCGCTCTCCTGGCTCTGGCTGGAGCTCTGGGCATTGGATGAGCCTCGCCTGGGGCTGAAGCTGGTGTACCGACGGGTGACGCCCTTGGCCTGGGTGCGGCCGCGGTACCGCTGGCTGTACGTGTACGGCAGGGGAGAGCGAGTTTTGGCTGCTGCCCACGGTGGACGCCGAAGCCTTCTCGGCTGCTTCCTCGACAGGGGAACACCAAGAGGTGCTAAGGCGCTTTGCCCGGTTGCGGGGATCTGGGGAGAGGAGGCTTTTGCGGGTAGTGCAGCCGGCGGAGAGGCTTCTTTCGCCGCGCAGCAGGGCGCGGGTATGGCCTCTGGTGGCCAACGGGCGGGTGGACACGGAGGAGGAGCTTTGGGCGAAGGTGGAGGCCCGTTACGCCTACCTGCAGACCCAGCCGGACCTCATTCGTAGCCATACCCTCTTCCATTGGTGGCCGGGAGGGTGCTGAGGGAATGAATCAGTGGGATTTCTTATGACTGGCCGCCGCTTTTAGTCGACACGGCGCAATGCCGACCGCCTTCGCTCCAGGTGGGCACCGCCCCCGCCCTGAAGCGGCCCTTGGGGCACGCCCGTTTATTTTGCGGCAAGCTGGCCCTGGAGCCAGCTCCTCGCCTGCTCGAGGGCCGCCGACCCCAAACCCGCCAACCCGGCCTCCACCAAGCGCTCCAAGGCCAGGTTACCCCCCACCTCGCCGGCGAAGGGGCTTCCCCCCAGGCCGCCCAAGGTGGCGTCCAGGGCCTGGGCGCCGGCCTCGAGGGCCGCCTGGGCATTCTCCAGCCCCCAGCCGGCGTCGTGCAGGTGAACCCGCACCGTAAGTTCCGGGAAGGCCTCGCGCACCGCCCGGACCCGGCGGTAGACCGCCTCGGGCCGGGCCTGGCCGGTGGTGTCGGCCAGGCCGACCTCCTCAACCCCCAGCCGGGCCGCCCCCTCCACCCAGCGCCAGAACTCGCCCTCGGGGGTTTCCCCCGCAAAGCTGCAGTGCCAGGCGTTGGCCAGGGCCAGCGAGAGTTGGACCCCGGCCAAAGGGGCTCGCCAGGCTACCTCGGCCACCTCGCGCCAGGTCTCCTCCTGGGTCTTACCGGTGTTCTTTTGGTGATAGATGGAGGAGATCGCCAGAACCATCTCCACCCGCCCCACCCCCGCCGCACGGGCCCGCTCGTAGCCTCTGAGGTTGGCGATGAGGGCGTCCCGGATCCCCTCGAAGGGCCTCAGGGCCTCCCAGAGGGCCTCGGCGTCGGCCAACTGGGGCAGGCGCCTGGGGGAGACGAAGGAGGTCACCTGGAACTCGCGGACCCCAGCGGCGAGGAGCCGCCGGTAGAGTTCCACCTTGACCCCTGTGGGGAGCACCTTGGCCTGGCTCTGCAGGCCGTCGCGCAGGGTTAGGTCACGCAGGCGGAAGTTCACTGCCGGGATACCTTGTCCACGAAGGCGTTGGTATAGGTCTTTTTGAGGTCGATCTGGATTCTGGCCACCTTTTCGTCGAAGCCGGAGAGCACCACCAAGGGCCTCAAGGGGGCAGTATCGCTGAAGCGGCCGGTGGCCGAGAACATCTCGGCGGAGTTCTTCAAGACCTGCAGGTAGAGTTCGCGGTCGCCCAGGAAGTACTCCTCGGGGAGCACCCGGGCGATCTCCTCCGGGCTCCTGCCCTGTAACCAACGCAGCCCCTTCACCACGGCGTTGACCAGCCGCTGGGCGGTGTCGGGGTTTCTCTCCAGCCAGGCCCGGGTGGTGTAGAGCACCGCCGCCGGGTACTCGCCGCCGAAGGCCGCCCGGGCCCCGGCGGCGGTGCGGGTATCGGCCAGCACCTTGATCAGCCCCCGCTGTTGCAGCAGGGTGATCACCGGGTCCACGTTGACCAGGGCGTCTATCTGCTTGCGCTCGATGGCCGCAACGGCCTGGGCCCCGGTGCCCACCCCGATCACCGCCACGTCGGTGGGCCTGAGCCCGGCCTTGATCAGCCAGTGGTTGAGGTAGAAGTGGGTGGAGCTCCCCGGCGCGCTCACCCCTACCTTGAGGCCCTTGAGGTCGGCCACCCCCCGCACCCTATCGGCCAGGTCGCTGCGCACCCCTAGCACCACCCCAGGGTAGCGACCCACCTCCACAAAGGCCACGATGTCCCGGCCCTGGGCCTGCATCTGGATGGTGTGGTCGTAGAAACCCATCACCACCTCGGCGCTGCCGCCGTTGAGGGCCGCGAGCGCCCGCGAGCCGGCCTGCAGGTCCTGGATGGCCACCTCCAGCCCCTCCTGCTCGAAGAGTCCGAGCCGCTCGATCACCGTGAGCGGCAGGTAGACCAGCGCGGTCTTGCCGCCCACCGCCAGGACCACCCGCTTCTTCTCCTGGGCGAAGGCCGCGCCCAGGAGGGCCAGAGCCAAGAGTGCCAGTACCCAAAGTTTCCGCATACCCTACCTCCTACCGCGCCGATTCCGTTGCCTGGGGCCGCCAGACGAGAAGCCGCCGCTCCACCAGGCTCACCAAAAAGTCCAGCACCAGCACAAACGCCATCAGCACCGCCATACCGGCGAAGACCCCGGTGGTGTCGAACACCCCTTCGGCCTGGGCGATCAGGTAGCCGAGCCCGGCAGCCGCCCCCAGGTACTCCCCCACCACCGCCCCGATCACCGCGAAGCCGATGGAGGTCCTCAAGGAGCTGAAGATCCAGCTCGCCGCCGCGGGCAGGTAGACGTGGCGCAGAAGCTGGCCGCCGCCGGCCCCGAGCAGCCGGGCGTTGGCCAGGACCACCGGGTTGACCTCCTTCACCCCCTGGTAGGTGTTGAAGAAGGCCACGAAGAAGACCAGCGTAATCCCCAAGGCCACCTTGGAGAGCATCCCCAGTCCGAACCACAGCGTGAAGATGGGGGCCAGGATGATGCGGGGGATCGAGTTCAGGGCCTTGATGTAGGGATCTAGCACCGCCGAAGCCGTGGGGAACAGGGCCAGCCACAACCCCATCACCACCCCCAACAAGGTCCCCACGAAGAAGGCCAGGAGCATCTCCGCCGAGGTGATCCAGAGGTGGCGGTAGACCTCGCCCTCGGCGAACCACCGGACTACCCGCCCGGCGATCAGGCTGGGCTGGGAGAAGAAGAACCTATCGATGCGCCCGCTCTGGGAAGCCCACTCCCAAACCCCCACGCAGGCTATCAGGATACCCAGCTGCCACAGGCGGACACTAATCCTCGCGGGCATAGCCCTTCTGCACCTCCCCCCTCAGCAGCCCCCAGATCTCCTGGTGGATGCGCAGGAAGCTTTCGGTGAGCCGGATCTCGGCCACGTCGCGGGGCCTGGCCAGGGGGATCGCGAAGGCGCCGATGGGCCGGGAGCGGGGTCCCGCCGACATCACCACCACCCGGTCGGCCAGGGCGATGGCCTCCTCAAGGTCGTGGGTGATGAAGATCACGCTCTTGCGGTCCTCCTGCCAGAGCCTCAGGAGCTCGTTTTCCATCAAGTGCCGGGTCTGCACGTCCAGGGCCGAGAAGGGTTCGTCCATCAGGAGGAGTCTGGGGCCCCCGATCAGCACCTGGGCCAGGCCCACCCGCTTCTTCATGCCCCCGGAGAGCTGGTGGGGATAGCGGTCCGCGAAGCGCTCCAAGCCCACCTTGGCGAGCCAGGGTCGGGCCCGCTCGCGGGCCTCCCTGAGGGGGGTGCCGCGGAAGACCAGGGGGAGGGCTACGTTGTCCAGGGCGGTCTTCCAGGGCAGGAGGGCGTCCTGCTGGAAGAGGTAGCCCACCTGGGGGTTGAGGCCCCGCACCTCCAGGCCGAAGGCGCGCACCTCTCCGGCGCTCGGGGGGAGGAGGCCCGCCACCACGTTGAGCAGCGTGCTCTTGCCGCAGCCGGTGGGCCCTACCACCGCCACGAACTCCCCCTCGCCGACCTCGAGGTCCACCCCCTCCACCGCGGTGTAGCCGCCGAAGCGCACCGCCACCCCGGCGAGCTCCACCGCCAGCTTTAGCCCTAGCCCAGCTTTGGCCATGCCACCACCCCTTCCTCCGCCAGCGCCTCCATCTCCGCTTCCCCCAGGCCCAGCAGATCCCCCAGCACCTCGCGGGTATGGGCCCCCAGGGGAGGGCCGGCCCAAGCGATGCGCCCGGGGGTCTCCGAGAGCCTGGGCACCACCCCCTGCATGGCGAGCTTTCCCAGCGCGGTTTCCACCTCTACCACCGCCCCCCGGGCGCGGAAGTGCGGGTCCTCCACCACCTCCCGGGCGCTGTTCACCGGCCCGGCCGGCACCCCGTAGGCCCGGAGCAGCCGGTCGAGCTCCTCCAGGGTGTACTTCCGGGTCCACCGGGCGATGCGCTCGTCCAACTCCCCCTGGCGCTCCCCCCGGGCCCGATGGGTGGCGTAACGGGGGTCCTCGGCCAGCTCGGGGCAGCCCATGGCCTGGCAGAGCCTCTGGAAAGGCCCGTCGGCGTTGGCCCCGATCTGGATGTGGCGCCCGTCCCGGGTGGGATAGAGGTTGGAGGGGGCCACCCCGGGCAGGATGTTGCCGGTGCGCTCGCGCACCTTTCCGGTGGCGCTGTACTCGGTGAGCACGCTCTCCAGGACGGCGATCACCGCGTCGGTGAGGGCCACGTCCAGCACCTGACCTCTCCCGCTGAGCTCGCGCGCACGCAAGGCCGCCAGGGTGCCGAAGGCGGCGAAGAGCCCGGCCAGGCTGTCGCCGATGGAAAGCCCCACCCGCGGCGGGGGCCGGTCGGGGAAGCCCACCAGGTAGCGCAGGCCACCTACGGCCTCGGCCACGCTGCCGAACCCGGCCCGCTCCCGGTAGGGGCCCTGCTGGCCAAAGCCGGAAACCCGGGTCACGATGAGCCTGGGGTTCTCGGCGAGGAGGCCCGGGGGCTCGAGGCCGAGCCGCTCCAGCACCCCGGGACGGAAGTTCTCGATGAGCACGTCAGCCTGAAGGGCCAGCCGGCGGGCGAGCGCGCGGCCTTTGGGCTGGCGCAGGTCCAGGACCACGCTCTTCTTGTTGCGGCCGATCACCGGCCACCACAGGGACTGCCCGTCCTTGAGGTGGACCCCCCACCGGCGCATGGCGTCGCCCTCCGGGGGCTCGAGCTTGATCACCTCGGCCCCGTGGTCGGCCAGGAGCTGGGCCGCGAAGGGGCCGGCGATAAAGCTGCCGAGCTCGAGGACCCGGATCCCCGCCAGCGCGCTCACCTGCGCACCTCCGCCCCGGCGGCCAGCAGCCCCCGGTAGCTCCGCTCCAGGCTCTCCAGGAGCCGGACATAGGCGCGCTCCAGATGGGCCTGGACCAGCGCGGCCGCCTCCTCGCCGCGCCCCTCCCGCACCAGCTCTAGGATCCGGCGGTGCTCCCGGTGGGCCTGGGCCCGCCCCTCGGGGGAGAAGGCCTCCACGAAGCGGGCCCGGTAGATGCCGGGCAGCACCCCGGCCAGGGCCTCGACCAGAAAGCGATT harbors:
- a CDS encoding ABC transporter ATP-binding protein translates to MAKAGLGLKLAVELAGVAVRFGGYTAVEGVDLEVGEGEFVAVVGPTGCGKSTLLNVVAGLLPPSAGEVRAFGLEVRGLNPQVGYLFQQDALLPWKTALDNVALPLVFRGTPLREARERARPWLAKVGLERFADRYPHQLSGGMKKRVGLAQVLIGGPRLLLMDEPFSALDVQTRHLMENELLRLWQEDRKSVIFITHDLEEAIALADRVVVMSAGPRSRPIGAFAIPLARPRDVAEIRLTESFLRIHQEIWGLLRGEVQKGYARED
- a CDS encoding type II toxin-antitoxin system Phd/YefM family antitoxin; the encoded protein is MKRTWQLQEAKARFSEVVERALKGEPQTVTRRGRPAVVVLDWATYTRLRGKDVSLLEALRPSEPLSDEEAEALANRPQTGYREVGF
- a CDS encoding type II toxin-antitoxin system VapC family toxin, producing MSYLLDTNVVSEAARRQPNPRVVAWLEGLPQREAYLSVLTLGELVQGAVRAPEARKPVLERWIADLERRFAGQILPLDLEVMETWGALTGEALNEGRPLSPLDALLAATALRHGLILVSRNTAHFRGLPIRLLNPWEGGRS
- a CDS encoding CaiB/BaiF CoA-transferase family protein, with product MSALAGIRVLELGSFIAGPFAAQLLADHGAEVIKLEPPEGDAMRRWGVHLKDGQSLWWPVIGRNKKSVVLDLRQPKGRALARRLALQADVLIENFRPGVLERLGLEPPGLLAENPRLIVTRVSGFGQQGPYRERAGFGSVAEAVGGLRYLVGFPDRPPPRVGLSIGDSLAGLFAAFGTLAALRARELSGRGQVLDVALTDAVIAVLESVLTEYSATGKVRERTGNILPGVAPSNLYPTRDGRHIQIGANADGPFQRLCQAMGCPELAEDPRYATHRARGERQGELDERIARWTRKYTLEELDRLLRAYGVPAGPVNSAREVVEDPHFRARGAVVEVETALGKLAMQGVVPRLSETPGRIAWAGPPLGAHTREVLGDLLGLGEAEMEALAEEGVVAWPKLG
- a CDS encoding helix-turn-helix domain-containing protein — protein: MRGYNQKGPGALKDRRHQNPGQKPKLTPQEQERVLEALKGPPPDGGLWTGPKLRDWVERELGADAEAQEMFKKTPLGVCCAKQRRGPTDRGGG
- a CDS encoding ABC transporter substrate-binding protein, yielding MRKLWVLALLALALLGAAFAQEKKRVVLAVGGKTALVYLPLTVIERLGLFEQEGLEVAIQDLQAGSRALAALNGGSAEVVMGFYDHTIQMQAQGRDIVAFVEVGRYPGVVLGVRSDLADRVRGVADLKGLKVGVSAPGSSTHFYLNHWLIKAGLRPTDVAVIGVGTGAQAVAAIERKQIDALVNVDPVITLLQQRGLIKVLADTRTAAGARAAFGGEYPAAVLYTTRAWLERNPDTAQRLVNAVVKGLRWLQGRSPEEIARVLPEEYFLGDRELYLQVLKNSAEMFSATGRFSDTAPLRPLVVLSGFDEKVARIQIDLKKTYTNAFVDKVSRQ
- a CDS encoding ATP-binding protein, with the protein product MIPRRLRPALEERLRTSPVAVLTGPRQAGKTTLALEVGEAWGALYLDLESEADRARLAAPELYLEAHLDRLVILDEVHRTPDLFPLLRSLVDRARRRGRRTGLYLLLGSLSPEVSRQAGESLAGRASYLELAPFDLLEVGPQGEEALWLRGGFPESFLAPDDRASLRWRRDFLRAYVEREIPLLGGKLPGETLRRFLTMLAHLQGELLNLSTLARNLGLDGRTVARYLDLLADLYLLRRLPPLEANLGKRLVRSPKLYLRDSGLVHALLGLADLEALLAHPVVGASYEGFVLENLLRVLPEGAAAFFYRTRAGAEVDLVAVLPGEEVLAVEVKRSLTPRPSRGFHQALEDLRPRRSYVVYPGKEVFPLREGIWATPLLSLMRALQEGSEAPDPLS
- a CDS encoding ABC transporter permease yields the protein MPARISVRLWQLGILIACVGVWEWASQSGRIDRFFFSQPSLIAGRVVRWFAEGEVYRHLWITSAEMLLAFFVGTLLGVVMGLWLALFPTASAVLDPYIKALNSIPRIILAPIFTLWFGLGMLSKVALGITLVFFVAFFNTYQGVKEVNPVVLANARLLGAGGGQLLRHVYLPAAASWIFSSLRTSIGFAVIGAVVGEYLGAAAGLGYLIAQAEGVFDTTGVFAGMAVLMAFVLVLDFLVSLVERRLLVWRPQATESAR